In Deltaproteobacteria bacterium, the genomic stretch AAGGAATTCGAAAAGTGGTGACGCTTTGATCAATGTTTCGTCCGCTCTCGCGTTCATGCCAACACCCTCGATGGCCGTTTACAGCGCCACGAAGTCTTTCGTTACCGCGTTCTCCGACTCACTTTGGTATGAGCAGCGAAAGCGCGGTGTCTATGTGATGGGACTTTGTCCTGGGATCACTGACACGGGCTTTGCTGTGGCGTCCGGTGGTAAACTGGAGGACCTGCCCAAGGGCTTATCCCAGACACCCGAGCAAGTTGTTCAGGTTGCTTTGAATGCCTTAGCGGCAAGAAAAAATCCGACCATCTTGACCGGCTTTAAAAATGTTTTTTTTGCTGTGTTAACGCGAATTCTTTCCCGCCGAGTCGTCGTACAGATGACGGGTGCAATGATGCCAGAACATCCGCAGACAACGACTTAACAGCCTCGTGCGAGCGACTTAGGGCTTACTTCGGTTTTAATGATAGATCCTTAACTCCGATTGCGATAAACCGCAGCGTTTCTTTGGGTTTTGTAATCGCATCGATTTCGGCTTGCGGTCGTTTTGCATCCTTCAAAAGATGCTTTTGTTCTTCCACCGACTCGACATGTTTCACGTACTGTCCTTGAATGGCGACCTCTTTGCCGACCAACTCTGTCGGAACAAAAAAGCCATAATCTTTAAAAGTTACTCGCACTTTTTCGCCGGGCTTTACGCCGTTCACGCTCATCCAACAGCCCTTTTTCGGACAAACTTCGGCGACAGTCGCCTTGACGAGGGCGTTGCCTTCTGCGGCCGCGGCTGAAACTGAAGTGGCTTTGCTAACATCAAATTTCACTTCACCATATTCGCCAGAGGCGTTCGGCGAAGGTGGCTTCATCGTTTGAGATTCAGGGTTTTTAGGTGGTATCGAGTGATCCGCACTGTCTCCAGAACCATGTCCAGCTTCGTGGGCTGATGCGACGACTGTCGAAAATGATATCGCGAGAACAAGTGTAGCTAACTGAACGAACATTATGCCTCCTTGGCGTGTGACTTATTTTTCGGAATAAGGACCGGCTAAGCGCAAAAGTGGCCCGGCCATAAATGTGGTAACAAGCGCCATAAGTACCAACATCGTAAATAAAGTGGGGGTAAGGATCCCAAGTGATAGTCCAATGTTCAAAACGATGAGTTCGACGAGGCCTCGGGTATTCATTAAGACACCTAAAATTGTTGCCTCGCGCCGGGTGTTTCCAGACAGCGTCGCTCCTAAATAGGCACCGCCAAACTTTCCCAGAATTGCGACCGCAATAATAATTGCGCAGATTAACCAGTCACTGGGGCTTGAAATTAAACTGATTTGAGTTTTCATTCCGGTCAGTGCAAAAAAAGCGGGTAAAAACAGAATCCTTATGAAATCTTGCAACCGGCTGGTGACTTCTTTCGCAATTAGGCTTTCGTGTGGAATAATGACGCCAAATAGAAATGCACCAAAGAGCGCATGAATTCCGATAACGTCCGTGATCACGGCTGAAGTCAGCGCCCCCAAAATTGCAAATGCTAAAAGTGCTTCGGGCAAACGATCGATTTTTTTTTCGAGCGACGATATGGCTTTTGCTAGTATCGGACGTAAGATGGCCAACATAAGTAAGACATAAATGATGGTCAGGACAATTGTTGTCCATGCGTTGTTCGTTTTCCCTGTGATTCCGGTCACGATGGCCAACAGACACCAAGCTGTTATGTCGTCGATCGCTGCACAGGTGAGAGCTAGGTCTCCTAGTCTTGTTTTATGAAGAGAAGAGTCCGCTAGTATTCTGGCGAGAACCGGAAAAGCCGTAATGGA encodes the following:
- a CDS encoding SDR family NAD(P)-dependent oxidoreductase; this translates as MNKKAIVTGGSDGIGKAFAVQLARDGYIVTVVARNETKLRELTGQMGSSHSFHVADLSSEEGLSRIQKIIEAGNFNLLVNNAGVGTVGDFTDVSLERQMAMFRLNCEAVVRLSFSFLRNSKSGDALINVSSALAFMPTPSMAVYSATKSFVTAFSDSLWYEQRKRGVYVMGLCPGITDTGFAVASGGKLEDLPKGLSQTPEQVVQVALNALAARKNPTILTGFKNVFFAVLTRILSRRVVVQMTGAMMPEHPQTTT
- a CDS encoding DUF4920 domain-containing protein, coding for MFVQLATLVLAISFSTVVASAHEAGHGSGDSADHSIPPKNPESQTMKPPSPNASGEYGEVKFDVSKATSVSAAAAEGNALVKATVAEVCPKKGCWMSVNGVKPGEKVRVTFKDYGFFVPTELVGKEVAIQGQYVKHVESVEEQKHLLKDAKRPQAEIDAITKPKETLRFIAIGVKDLSLKPK
- a CDS encoding cation:proton antiporter, producing the protein MQNLGPSLATLVIVIAFARLVGFLFRKLGQPPVMGEVLGGILLGPSVIGYFFPASSAFLFHGDSLDFLKHIAEVGICLYLFVMGLEIDLPRLRKTARSAILISQMSIVLPFGLGLLLAQQLYSNYAPAGFGILEFSLFIGVALSITAFPVLARILADSSLHKTRLGDLALTCAAIDDITAWCLLAIVTGITGKTNNAWTTIVLTIIYVLLMLAILRPILAKAISSLEKKIDRLPEALLAFAILGALTSAVITDVIGIHALFGAFLFGVIIPHESLIAKEVTSRLQDFIRILFLPAFFALTGMKTQISLISSPSDWLICAIIIAVAILGKFGGAYLGATLSGNTRREATILGVLMNTRGLVELIVLNIGLSLGILTPTLFTMLVLMALVTTFMAGPLLRLAGPYSEK